Proteins co-encoded in one Lynx canadensis isolate LIC74 chromosome C1, mLynCan4.pri.v2, whole genome shotgun sequence genomic window:
- the GPBAR1 gene encoding G-protein coupled bile acid receptor 1, which yields MTPNSTREVPSPIPVGALGLSLALASLIVAANLLLALGIARDRHLRSPPSGCFFLSLLLAGLLTGLALPALPGLWSQSRRGYWSCLFLYLAPNFSFLSLLANLLLVHGERYMAVLRPLRPRGSTRLALLLTWAGPLLFASLPALGWNHWAPGANCSSQAVFPAPYLYLEVYGLLLPAVGAAALLCARVLATAHRQLQDIRRLERAVCRGAPSALARALTWRQARAQAGATLLFGLCWGPYVATLLLSVLAYEQRPPLGPGTLLSLISLGSASAAAVPVAMGLGDQRYTAPWRAAAQRWLRVLRGRASQGGPGPGTAYHTSSQSSVDLDLN from the coding sequence ATGACACCCAACAGCACCAGGGAGGTGCCCAGCCCCATCCCCGTGGGGGCCTTGGGGCTCTCCCTGGCCCTGGCAAGCCTCATCGTCGCTGCTAACCTGCTCCTGGCCTTGGGCATCGCCAGGGACCGGCACCTGCGCAGCCCACCCTCTGGCTGCTTCTTCCTGAGCCTGCTGCTGGCCGGGCTGCTCACCGGGCTGGCGCTGCCCGCGCTGCCCGGCCTCTGGAGCCAGAGCCGCCGGGGCTACTGGTCGTGCCTCTTCCTCTACTTGGCGCCcaacttctccttcctctccctgctcgcCAACCTCCTGCTGGTGCACGGCGAACGCTACATGGCAGTGCTGCGGCCCCTGCGGCCCCGCGGGAGCACGCGGCTGGCCCTGCTCCTCACCTGGGCTGGCCCCCTGCTCTTTGCCAGCCTGCCTGCTCTGGGCTGGAACCACTGGGCCCCCGGTGCCAACTGCAGCTCCCAGGCTGTCTTCCCAGCCCCCTACCTCTACCTCGAAGTCTACGGGCTCCTGCTGCCTGCCGTGGGGGCTGCCGCCCTTCTCTGCGCCCGCGTGTTGGCCACCGCCCACCGCCAGCTGCAGGACATCCGCCGCCTGGAGCGGGCAGTGTGCCGCGGCGCGCCCTCAGCCCTGGCCCGGGCCCTTACCTGGAGGCAGGCGAGGGCGCAGGCCGGGGCCACGCTGCTCTTCGGGCTGTGCTGGGGGCCCTACGTGGCCACCCTGCTCCTCTCGGTCCTGGCCTACGAGCAGCGCCCGCCGCTGGGGCCTGGAACTCTGTTGTCCCTCATCTCGCTGGGCAGCGCCAGTGCGGCGGCCGTGCCCGTGGCCATGGGGCTGGGTGACCAGCGCTACACGGCCCCCTGGAGGGCGGCCGCCCAGAGGTGGCTTCGGGTGCTGCGGGGAAGAGCCTCCCAgggcggccccggccccggcaCTGCCTACCACACCAGCAGCCAAAGCAGCGTGGACCTCGACTTGAACTAG